The following are from one region of the Leptospira harrisiae genome:
- a CDS encoding MBL fold metallo-hydrolase — translation MKLPSKSKIFFTLSLTFVIIIFLYFLGYPKETIPSFIADKKTISSHIPKPNGKSNVVFSILKTGEAKTLEGFIIEGGSIFKIATVAHSAFYIQHPKGNFLFDTGLGTKVKEQFQVFPLYLKLLMDYKPFQTAKDQLDSNGVLSNSIQDVFFSHLHWDHASGLKDFPLAKIHSLADELNNPKVELGYIPSQFDGNSVLWSHLDFSNQPYASYAKSLDWYGDGTVIFVPMKGHSEGSVGLFLHTKNGQVYFLTGDIVWRKEGFTEKKHKPRGARWIVDFDTKSLGEEIARVNDLIQTNPELQIVPAHDHNVQSSLGFFPKVIGQ, via the coding sequence ATGAAACTTCCCTCCAAATCTAAAATTTTTTTTACACTAAGCCTAACTTTCGTAATTATAATTTTTCTCTACTTTCTAGGATATCCAAAGGAAACAATTCCTTCATTCATTGCCGATAAAAAAACAATCTCTTCTCACATCCCAAAACCAAATGGAAAATCAAATGTTGTTTTTTCGATTCTAAAGACTGGAGAAGCAAAAACATTAGAAGGATTCATTATCGAAGGTGGATCCATATTTAAAATAGCCACAGTGGCACATTCCGCCTTTTATATCCAACATCCGAAAGGAAATTTCTTATTTGATACTGGACTCGGAACCAAAGTGAAAGAACAGTTTCAAGTTTTTCCTCTGTACTTGAAACTTTTAATGGATTACAAACCATTCCAAACAGCAAAAGATCAATTGGATTCCAATGGCGTTCTTTCAAATTCCATTCAGGATGTATTTTTTTCCCATCTCCATTGGGACCATGCGAGTGGTTTAAAAGATTTTCCTTTGGCTAAAATACACAGTTTAGCAGATGAATTGAATAATCCAAAAGTAGAATTAGGATATATTCCTTCCCAGTTTGATGGAAATTCCGTCCTTTGGAGCCACTTAGATTTTTCGAATCAACCTTATGCGTCTTATGCGAAAAGTCTTGATTGGTATGGTGACGGCACTGTCATTTTTGTTCCAATGAAAGGACATAGTGAAGGATCTGTTGGTCTTTTCTTACATACGAAAAATGGACAAGTTTACTTTCTCACAGGTGATATTGTTTGGCGGAAAGAAGGATTTACGGAAAAGAAACACAAACCAAGAGGAGCTAGATGGATTGTGGATTTTGATACCAAAAGTCTAGGTGAAGAAATTGCCAGAGTCAATGATTTAATCCAAACCAATCCAGAATTACAAATCGTTCCCGCTCATGACCATAATGTACAAAGTAGTCTTGGATTTTTTCCAAAAGTCATTGGTCAGTAG
- a CDS encoding peptidoglycan recognition protein family protein produces MRENFKKRFRDRIKGVYGSKSLFLALILNPLCQNLVKLSLIFLISSGCIGFFRKAPDYPSIHITGLVSYNELESTKSIKWNSLSKFRDPKSISAIVLHNSGKRKLPDFIKLSVENQFMFHVYVDADGNIFGDPNFLNHEWSAAPGIDLESIHLVYEGTQETLYNNRKQRGVLNQIISYLTEELNIPKSNYDVISKKGVFTHNQTKRRFGGFVDFSPCGSDLALKQILSEIDGEFYEEDDWKDRFVTGWVLKKENKDILKDTFKPTNGRGITKAEKIVIASLEKDEKGFPPEEYRVKYTFRGKIKPSCIVLHYTAISEYFKSLRTLEARNLTASIMVDNNGKAYQLVDVLEDRAAAATGTNDNCIQIEIVAKDTEELFKQPDQIKTVKDLVIQLATKYKIPLSNEKLEDLSGVFSHTQAKKKWGGSIFLNAKDFDPGEEYMEMILNSVGGKYYSEPEWKNRKSIDWAILFRNFQP; encoded by the coding sequence TTGAGAGAAAATTTTAAGAAACGATTTCGCGATAGAATAAAGGGTGTATACGGCTCCAAGTCTCTTTTCCTTGCTTTGATTTTGAACCCATTGTGTCAGAATCTTGTAAAATTATCACTCATTTTCCTTATTTCCAGTGGGTGTATTGGTTTTTTTCGAAAGGCACCAGACTATCCTTCCATTCACATCACAGGATTGGTGTCTTATAATGAACTCGAGTCGACAAAGAGTATAAAATGGAACTCACTTTCCAAGTTTAGAGACCCAAAGTCTATATCAGCCATTGTCTTACACAATTCTGGAAAAAGAAAGTTACCCGACTTCATAAAACTCTCAGTTGAAAACCAATTTATGTTTCATGTTTATGTAGATGCAGATGGGAATATTTTTGGTGATCCAAACTTTTTAAATCATGAATGGTCTGCTGCACCAGGAATTGATTTAGAATCCATTCATCTAGTCTATGAAGGTACACAAGAAACTCTTTATAATAACCGAAAACAACGTGGAGTTTTGAATCAAATTATTTCTTACCTAACAGAAGAATTAAACATACCTAAATCCAATTATGATGTTATCTCAAAAAAAGGAGTTTTTACTCATAATCAAACCAAACGACGATTTGGCGGATTTGTAGATTTTTCTCCTTGTGGAAGTGATCTTGCACTCAAACAAATCCTTTCAGAAATCGATGGTGAATTTTACGAGGAAGATGATTGGAAAGATAGATTTGTGACTGGATGGGTATTAAAAAAAGAAAACAAAGATATACTAAAAGATACTTTTAAACCTACAAATGGAAGAGGAATCACCAAGGCAGAAAAAATTGTCATTGCCAGTTTAGAAAAAGATGAAAAAGGATTCCCACCCGAAGAGTACAGAGTGAAATACACTTTTCGTGGAAAAATCAAACCTAGTTGTATTGTTTTACATTACACAGCGATTTCAGAATATTTTAAATCCTTACGCACGCTAGAAGCAAGAAACCTAACCGCATCCATTATGGTAGACAACAATGGGAAGGCATACCAGTTAGTCGATGTTTTGGAGGACCGAGCTGCAGCGGCAACCGGAACCAATGACAATTGTATACAAATCGAAATCGTAGCTAAAGATACGGAAGAACTATTCAAACAACCCGACCAAATCAAAACTGTGAAGGATCTTGTCATCCAATTGGCTACCAAATACAAAATCCCACTTTCAAATGAAAAATTAGAAGATCTATCTGGAGTTTTTAGCCATACCCAAGCTAAGAAAAAATGGGGTGGTTCGATTTTCTTAAATGCAAAAGACTTTGATCCAGGCGAAGAGTATATGGAAATGATTCTAAATTCGGTTGGTGGCAAATACTATAGTGAGCCAGAATGGAAAAATCGAAAGTCTATCGACTGGGCGATTTTATTTCGAAACTTTCAACCTTAA
- the fliG gene encoding flagellar motor switch protein FliG: MINKKPSLTGRQKAAIFLVAVGNDVASEIFKHLREDEIEQITFEIARLDKITPEDKEKVLVEFNELMMAQEFITNGGIDFARGLLEKALGNQKAIDIINRLTSSLQVRPFDFIRRTDPAHLLNFIQGEHPQTIALILSYLDPQKASNILSNLPHQIQAEVAKRIATMDRVSPDVLREVERVLERKLSTLASEDYTSAGGIDSVVEILNLVDRGTEKTIIEALEEEDPELAEEIKKRMFVFEDIVLLDDRAIQKVMREVDNTDLAKALKSVDSEVQDKIFKNMSKRAANLLREDMDFMGPVRLKDVEDAQQKIVNIIRKLEEAGEIVVARAGEDELVV; encoded by the coding sequence ATGATCAATAAGAAGCCATCGCTTACAGGAAGACAAAAGGCCGCCATCTTTTTGGTTGCGGTTGGAAACGATGTGGCCTCCGAAATCTTCAAACACCTCCGTGAAGACGAGATCGAACAAATTACGTTCGAAATTGCTCGTTTAGATAAAATTACTCCAGAAGATAAAGAAAAGGTACTTGTTGAGTTCAATGAACTCATGATGGCCCAGGAATTTATCACCAATGGTGGTATTGACTTTGCTCGGGGACTTCTTGAAAAAGCTCTCGGTAACCAGAAAGCAATCGATATCATCAATCGCCTCACTTCGTCCTTACAAGTAAGGCCTTTCGACTTCATTCGTAGAACTGACCCGGCCCACCTCCTCAACTTTATCCAGGGGGAACATCCGCAAACCATCGCCCTTATCCTTTCTTATTTGGACCCGCAAAAAGCATCCAATATCTTATCGAACTTACCGCACCAGATCCAAGCGGAAGTGGCTAAACGGATTGCAACCATGGACCGGGTATCACCGGACGTACTCCGCGAGGTAGAACGGGTGTTAGAACGTAAACTCTCCACTCTTGCTTCCGAAGATTATACCTCTGCTGGGGGTATCGATTCTGTGGTAGAAATTTTGAACTTGGTCGACCGGGGAACAGAAAAAACCATCATCGAAGCGTTGGAAGAAGAAGACCCGGAACTTGCCGAAGAAATCAAAAAACGGATGTTCGTATTCGAAGATATCGTTTTACTTGATGACCGCGCGATTCAAAAGGTAATGCGTGAAGTGGATAACACTGACTTAGCGAAAGCGCTTAAGTCGGTGGATTCCGAAGTACAAGATAAAATCTTTAAAAACATGTCAAAACGTGCTGCAAACCTACTCCGAGAAGATATGGACTTTATGGGTCCTGTTCGATTGAAAGACGTGGAAGATGCGCAGCAAAAAATTGTAAACATCATCCGTAAACTGGAAGAAGCCGGCGAGATCGTTGTGGCTCGTGCGGGAGAGGACGAACTTGTGGTTTAA
- the pepN gene encoding aminopeptidase N, which produces MKQILQTLFLFSILLVIDCRLKKPVYHLTQSEAETRFEIIENIHYELDVHLTPKDSFEGKVKIQFFGKKLRDLRLDYYHGKIKDIILNEENLTNIPYENGHIQLPANNLMIGNNTLTVEFETPYAKTGNGLHKFTDPDDKEVYLYSQFEAFHANKMFPCFDQPDLKATFKLNATVPKTWKVISTTLANGQTKGTNPDEISYSFPESAKISTYVFSLHAGPYQVWEDNFESIPLRLFVRKSLAKYVDPKDWFTFTKEGFAFFNSYFGIPYPFLKYDQIIVPEFNFGAMENVGAVTFSERFVSRAPMTRSQRENLSDVVLHEMAHMWFGNLVTMRWWNGLWLNESFATYMASLAQAKNSEFKETWISFFEKMKQWAYEEDSYITNHPVEAKVSDTEEAFTQFDGITYGKGASVLKQLVYFIGEDAFQRGVQNYLRKYSYSNSTLADFLKELEFASGFPMKKWSKDWLETKGTNQVELTTICAENQFYWKIVQSAPGLENKLRDHKTVLGLYYFDKPNKQLSFEEFPVVYSGRSTNAIFQIKVCPNYSFINAEDHDFSIWKWTESNKENLEYVLEFDSDPMRKLILWTDYFRQVQLANITFDEFKETAIRLYPVETDIKIKRWILTRVAGDNGSTYTTSRFWFPEEKRIRDFNSLQTFLWGELLKAKPGSDEQRYLFLSLIDATYTTASKKRLYDFLENKTSVTGLKIDQDLRWTLIIKLSSLETDRTQIQTIIDREKKADPSSRGVNSSLAAEGAEPNRAVKDKWIQILLNPKSSQYSSSTLRAVSYSLFPENQKDIQLSFLDTYLNALDQFSNGEDENYLDAFAKSLAPDFCTDETLLILKKFTGNHPRLPAPVKKTLLKQIDSEKKCIQMKNKHKDLITN; this is translated from the coding sequence ATGAAACAAATCCTACAAACACTTTTTTTATTTTCCATTCTTTTGGTTATAGATTGCCGTCTCAAAAAACCAGTATACCACCTAACACAATCAGAGGCCGAGACTAGATTTGAAATCATTGAAAACATCCATTATGAGTTGGATGTCCATCTAACACCAAAAGATAGTTTTGAAGGGAAGGTAAAAATTCAATTTTTTGGTAAAAAGCTTCGAGATTTACGATTGGATTATTATCACGGAAAAATAAAAGATATTATTTTAAACGAAGAAAATCTTACCAATATACCTTATGAAAATGGTCATATCCAATTGCCAGCAAACAATCTAATGATTGGGAACAACACTCTAACGGTTGAGTTTGAAACTCCATATGCCAAAACAGGAAACGGTCTTCATAAATTCACAGATCCAGATGATAAAGAAGTGTATTTGTATTCACAATTCGAGGCATTTCATGCGAACAAAATGTTCCCTTGTTTTGACCAACCAGATTTAAAAGCCACATTCAAACTAAATGCCACTGTTCCAAAAACTTGGAAGGTAATATCCACAACCCTAGCTAATGGCCAAACCAAAGGAACAAACCCAGATGAAATTTCTTATTCTTTTCCAGAATCCGCAAAAATATCCACATACGTTTTTTCCCTCCATGCTGGTCCTTACCAAGTTTGGGAAGATAACTTTGAATCCATCCCATTAAGATTATTTGTTAGAAAGTCATTAGCAAAGTATGTTGACCCAAAAGATTGGTTTACCTTTACTAAAGAAGGATTTGCTTTTTTTAATTCTTATTTTGGGATCCCTTATCCATTTTTAAAGTATGATCAAATCATAGTACCTGAGTTTAATTTCGGTGCCATGGAAAATGTTGGAGCAGTTACTTTTTCCGAACGATTTGTATCCCGTGCTCCTATGACAAGATCCCAAAGAGAAAATCTTTCTGATGTTGTTTTACATGAAATGGCGCATATGTGGTTTGGAAATTTGGTCACCATGCGTTGGTGGAATGGTTTATGGCTGAATGAAAGTTTTGCTACTTATATGGCAAGTTTGGCGCAAGCAAAGAATTCCGAATTCAAAGAAACGTGGATTAGTTTTTTTGAAAAAATGAAACAATGGGCTTATGAAGAAGATAGTTATATCACTAATCATCCTGTAGAAGCAAAAGTTTCTGACACGGAAGAGGCATTCACACAATTCGATGGAATTACTTATGGCAAAGGTGCCTCTGTCCTTAAACAACTAGTTTATTTTATTGGTGAGGACGCTTTCCAACGTGGAGTACAAAATTACCTTAGAAAGTATTCTTATTCAAATTCTACACTCGCTGACTTTTTAAAAGAGTTGGAATTTGCGAGTGGTTTCCCAATGAAAAAATGGTCCAAGGATTGGTTAGAAACTAAAGGGACTAACCAAGTGGAACTAACAACCATTTGTGCCGAAAACCAATTTTATTGGAAAATTGTGCAGTCCGCACCTGGTTTGGAAAACAAACTCCGTGATCATAAAACTGTCTTAGGACTTTATTATTTTGATAAGCCAAACAAACAACTTTCCTTTGAAGAGTTTCCTGTAGTTTATTCCGGTAGATCGACAAATGCTATTTTTCAAATCAAAGTTTGTCCGAATTATAGTTTCATCAATGCAGAAGACCATGACTTTTCCATTTGGAAATGGACAGAATCTAACAAAGAAAACTTAGAATATGTATTAGAATTTGATTCAGATCCAATGCGAAAACTCATTTTGTGGACTGATTATTTTAGACAAGTGCAACTTGCAAATATTACATTTGATGAATTTAAGGAAACTGCCATTCGTTTGTATCCCGTAGAAACTGATATCAAAATCAAACGTTGGATTTTAACTCGAGTTGCCGGTGATAATGGATCTACATACACCACAAGTCGGTTTTGGTTCCCTGAAGAAAAACGAATTCGTGATTTCAATTCCTTACAAACATTTTTATGGGGTGAATTATTAAAAGCAAAACCAGGAAGTGATGAACAAAGATATTTATTTTTATCTCTAATTGATGCAACTTATACAACGGCTTCTAAAAAAAGATTGTATGACTTCTTAGAAAACAAAACGTCAGTTACTGGATTAAAAATTGATCAAGACTTACGATGGACCTTAATTATAAAACTTAGTTCTCTTGAAACTGATAGAACACAAATCCAAACTATCATCGATCGCGAGAAAAAAGCAGATCCATCTAGCCGTGGGGTAAACTCTAGTTTGGCGGCAGAAGGTGCAGAACCCAATCGTGCCGTAAAAGACAAATGGATTCAAATACTTTTAAATCCTAAATCTAGCCAATATTCATCATCCACACTTAGAGCGGTTTCCTATTCACTTTTTCCAGAAAACCAAAAGGACATCCAACTCAGTTTTTTAGATACTTACCTAAATGCTTTGGACCAGTTTAGTAATGGAGAAGATGAAAACTATTTAGATGCCTTTGCCAAAAGTTTAGCGCCTGATTTTTGTACTGATGAAACTCTTCTCATTCTTAAGAAGTTTACGGGAAACCATCCACGTCTGCCAGCACCAGTCAAAAAAACTCTTTTGAAACAAATTGATTCAGAGAAAAAATGCATCCAAATGAAAAACAAACATAAAGATTTGATCACCAACTAA
- a CDS encoding GMC family oxidoreductase N-terminal domain-containing protein yields the protein MMGIPHLNQKIITPKKHSDTIKENNIKDGKWELTADVVVIGSGAGGAVAASELAKNGWKVVLIEEGSYFTPAQFNSDEFLSQARLYRDAGFIVTEEQTLSILQGKSIGGSTTVNWQTSLYPPEYVTNEWSERFGWQGYSREEMDPYVSEVHERLGVHEVPDNLVNANNNVLRVGGKKIGLTPQVLRNNNRGCIGLGRCGLGCPINAKQSAFLTWIPDAIEAGAIVVSNMRAAKIKEGKIKTVIAEFTPDAYEAAPSEVIQIMEIKAPVVIVSAGAIEGPALLQRSGIGNGWVGRNLKVHPTSTIFGKFDSEIKMFHGPPQSIVIKDGHNQNGTGYGYWLEAAPYRPTLASSLVPFYGKQQFDVMKDFTKYNAGIVLVRDGADGEANASVKYSLGRRKVYFELTPTDGLNMLRGLKALAEVTVAAGAKELVFPFTRFTEPYKVTGNDNFDWILKESTKPGDLTVGSAHPHGSIQSANDPEKGAVDLNLEIYGHKNIFVMDASVYPTGLSVNPQITTMSIVLRASRNLASQKEERTKI from the coding sequence ATCATGGGAATTCCTCATTTAAACCAAAAAATCATTACTCCAAAAAAACATTCAGATACTATCAAAGAAAATAATATCAAAGATGGAAAATGGGAACTTACTGCGGACGTTGTTGTCATTGGGTCTGGTGCCGGTGGTGCCGTTGCCGCAAGTGAACTTGCAAAAAACGGATGGAAAGTTGTATTAATTGAAGAAGGAAGTTACTTTACGCCTGCTCAATTCAATTCAGACGAATTCCTTTCTCAAGCTAGGCTTTATCGAGATGCAGGATTTATTGTTACAGAAGAACAAACTTTATCTATTTTGCAAGGGAAGTCAATAGGTGGTTCTACCACTGTCAATTGGCAAACCTCTTTGTATCCTCCAGAATATGTAACCAATGAATGGAGCGAAAGATTCGGATGGCAAGGTTATTCTAGAGAGGAAATGGATCCTTATGTTTCAGAAGTACATGAAAGATTAGGTGTTCATGAAGTACCAGATAACTTGGTTAATGCGAATAACAATGTTTTACGAGTCGGTGGAAAAAAAATTGGTCTGACTCCACAGGTGCTACGTAACAATAACCGAGGTTGTATTGGACTTGGACGTTGTGGTTTGGGTTGTCCTATCAATGCAAAACAATCGGCATTCTTAACTTGGATCCCGGACGCAATTGAGGCTGGTGCCATTGTTGTTTCAAACATGCGAGCGGCAAAAATTAAAGAAGGAAAAATAAAAACGGTCATCGCTGAGTTTACTCCTGATGCTTACGAAGCCGCTCCTTCAGAAGTGATTCAAATTATGGAAATCAAAGCACCAGTGGTAATCGTTAGCGCTGGTGCCATTGAAGGACCTGCTTTATTACAAAGGAGTGGGATTGGAAATGGCTGGGTAGGTCGAAATCTAAAAGTCCATCCCACATCTACCATCTTTGGGAAATTTGACTCAGAAATCAAAATGTTCCATGGACCACCACAGTCCATAGTGATCAAAGATGGTCATAACCAAAATGGAACGGGTTATGGTTATTGGTTGGAAGCGGCGCCTTATCGACCCACTTTAGCCTCTTCTCTCGTCCCATTTTACGGCAAACAACAGTTTGATGTAATGAAGGATTTTACAAAATACAACGCTGGAATAGTGCTTGTGCGAGATGGGGCAGATGGAGAAGCAAACGCAAGTGTGAAGTATAGTTTAGGAAGACGTAAAGTCTATTTTGAACTAACACCCACAGACGGCCTCAATATGTTACGTGGTCTGAAGGCACTTGCGGAAGTGACTGTGGCAGCGGGCGCTAAAGAACTGGTTTTCCCTTTCACCAGATTTACAGAACCATACAAAGTCACAGGAAACGACAATTTTGATTGGATTTTGAAAGAAAGTACGAAACCTGGAGACCTAACAGTTGGTTCTGCGCATCCACATGGGTCCATTCAGTCGGCAAACGACCCTGAAAAGGGTGCAGTTGATTTAAATTTGGAAATTTATGGTCATAAAAACATATTTGTCATGGATGCCTCAGTTTATCCTACAGGACTTTCGGTGAATCCACAAATAACGACCATGAGTATCGTTCTCAGAGCTTCAAGAAATTTGGCTTCG
- a CDS encoding TRL-like family protein: MNRTFRFTFLIVILFTLFFENCASPGFGPRGFLFTKTKIGIFGTGEISKRRATSCVHSVLGLVSFGDASLEFLKSRSKIQNVTETNWTTFALLGIYANLCVEISGNE; encoded by the coding sequence TTGAATCGAACCTTTCGTTTTACTTTTTTAATTGTGATTCTATTTACTTTGTTTTTTGAAAACTGTGCATCCCCCGGATTTGGGCCAAGGGGATTTTTATTTACTAAAACAAAAATTGGTATTTTTGGCACAGGTGAGATTTCCAAAAGGAGAGCCACATCCTGCGTACACTCTGTACTCGGACTTGTTTCTTTTGGAGATGCATCTTTAGAATTTTTAAAATCTAGATCCAAAATTCAAAATGTCACTGAAACCAATTGGACAACCTTTGCTTTACTTGGAATTTATGCGAACCTTTGTGTAGAAATCTCAGGAAACGAATGA
- a CDS encoding helix-turn-helix domain-containing protein: MEKVNHFRNYREKRKLTRVELSEKLDIPRSAVELLESEDWVRSKFDYVVLVAKELGLSLIDLIKQEFDYDLEKEFFNEEEFEEIVARYANARVTLILSELKLFCRNAKVRLDDFDITEFSFSMGNLHKLITLNQKLERNEISAKDALIEFPPKWGKFSNRHK, encoded by the coding sequence ATGGAAAAAGTTAATCATTTCAGAAACTACCGAGAAAAACGAAAGCTGACAAGAGTGGAATTATCAGAAAAATTGGATATACCTCGCTCTGCTGTAGAACTCTTAGAATCGGAAGACTGGGTCCGATCAAAGTTCGATTATGTCGTTTTAGTTGCGAAAGAGCTGGGTCTTTCTCTCATTGATCTCATCAAACAAGAATTCGATTATGATTTAGAAAAAGAATTTTTTAATGAAGAAGAATTTGAAGAGATTGTGGCTCGTTATGCCAATGCAAGGGTCACTTTAATTTTATCAGAACTTAAACTTTTCTGCAGGAATGCCAAAGTTCGTTTGGATGATTTTGATATTACCGAATTTTCCTTTTCAATGGGAAACCTTCACAAACTCATCACGTTAAACCAAAAACTAGAACGAAATGAAATTTCAGCCAAAGACGCCTTGATTGAATTTCCTCCCAAATGGGGAAAATTCAGCAATCGCCATAAATAG
- a CDS encoding TetR/AcrR family transcriptional regulator produces MGKKGLETRQKMIEVMSGLLEENGYESTGLTELGKETDTPKGSLYFHFPGGKDELTSLALLHSGNQLNLFFQSILSETDSPTHAIKQVFHLLEERIVSSDYKKGCPIATTAMETSGSVPSISNVCAEIYSMWLKTFETYLMEKGYTSRMAKNLSLSLLSLWEGALLLSKLQKSPEPLRVAAKTAESLFKQN; encoded by the coding sequence GTGGGTAAAAAAGGTTTAGAAACCAGACAAAAGATGATTGAAGTTATGTCAGGGCTCCTGGAAGAAAATGGGTATGAATCCACAGGGTTAACGGAACTTGGAAAAGAAACGGATACACCGAAAGGTTCTCTCTATTTTCACTTTCCCGGTGGAAAAGACGAACTCACGAGCCTAGCCCTCCTCCATTCGGGAAACCAATTGAACTTATTCTTCCAATCGATATTGTCAGAAACGGATTCTCCAACTCACGCCATCAAACAAGTGTTCCATCTCTTAGAAGAACGTATTGTTTCCAGTGATTACAAAAAGGGATGCCCCATAGCCACAACAGCAATGGAAACGTCTGGATCCGTACCTAGTATTTCGAATGTATGTGCTGAGATATATTCAATGTGGTTAAAAACATTTGAGACATACCTAATGGAAAAAGGTTACACAAGTCGCATGGCCAAAAATCTTTCTCTTTCTCTACTCTCTTTATGGGAAGGCGCCTTGTTACTTTCTAAACTACAGAAATCACCAGAACCATTACGCGTGGCCGCAAAAACTGCTGAATCTCTTTTCAAACAAAATTAA
- a CDS encoding glycerophosphodiester phosphodiesterase, whose amino-acid sequence MNRIQIFRNSLILISLITLTLSNCASVETPNRLRKAIDLQGHRGARGLKPENTWPAFEEAIKYKMVTLELDTVLTKDKKVVMHHDSDTNPIICQNSNGTEIKKTSLYELTLAELQSYDCGSKKNPNFPKQIPVPGTKLLSLEEFFEKVLAIEKKSKEVYEFNIETKFPDDGSAPDSLVKEHTEKLIQIIEKYKVVERSTIQSFDLRTLTFSKVKNSKIKTSALFVPTYFQGFLMTVGLGNSYRESILSAAKDKNADIVSPYFLYVTPKFVKESHDKGMFVIPWTVNTEKEMKRLVSCGVDGIISDYPDLLDSVVRPKP is encoded by the coding sequence ATGAACCGAATCCAAATATTTAGAAATAGTTTAATCTTGATAAGTTTGATCACTTTAACATTGAGCAACTGTGCTTCAGTAGAAACACCGAATCGTTTGCGTAAGGCGATCGATTTACAAGGACACCGCGGTGCGAGAGGACTCAAACCAGAAAATACATGGCCTGCTTTTGAAGAAGCAATCAAATATAAGATGGTCACTTTGGAGTTGGATACGGTTCTAACGAAAGACAAAAAAGTTGTGATGCACCATGATTCGGATACAAACCCAATCATTTGCCAAAATTCAAATGGAACTGAGATCAAAAAAACTTCCCTTTACGAGCTAACCTTAGCAGAACTCCAATCTTATGATTGTGGTTCCAAAAAAAATCCCAACTTTCCCAAACAAATCCCAGTTCCCGGAACTAAATTGCTTTCCTTAGAAGAATTTTTTGAAAAGGTATTGGCGATTGAAAAAAAATCAAAAGAAGTTTATGAATTCAATATTGAAACAAAATTTCCTGATGATGGATCTGCTCCCGATAGTTTAGTAAAAGAACATACAGAGAAACTAATTCAAATTATTGAAAAATACAAAGTTGTAGAACGTTCTACAATCCAATCATTTGACTTACGTACTTTAACTTTTTCTAAAGTTAAAAATTCCAAAATTAAAACTAGTGCTTTGTTTGTTCCGACATACTTCCAAGGATTTTTAATGACGGTTGGACTTGGAAATAGCTATAGAGAATCTATCTTATCCGCAGCTAAAGACAAAAATGCAGATATCGTTTCTCCATATTTTTTATATGTGACACCCAAGTTTGTAAAAGAGTCACATGACAAAGGTATGTTCGTGATCCCGTGGACAGTGAATACAGAAAAAGAAATGAAACGGTTAGTGTCTTGTGGAGTGGATGGAATTATTTCTGATTATCCTGATTTATTGGATTCTGTCGTTCGGCCAAAACCTTAA
- a CDS encoding TRL domain-containing protein, whose translation MKFSSKFKKTTFNAIILLIFLGIGITNCINLGQPQGLGPTGLIYASYSLGLSERSLPKLPLKKGKSCVKRYGFFFTSGNASIGAAANVSGIVEIYRIEKEATNYLSLYSSLCTVVWGI comes from the coding sequence ATGAAGTTTAGTTCCAAATTCAAGAAGACAACTTTTAATGCCATAATCCTCTTAATTTTTTTGGGTATTGGAATCACCAATTGTATCAATCTAGGACAACCACAAGGACTTGGTCCCACAGGTCTTATCTATGCATCCTATTCCTTAGGTCTGTCCGAACGAAGTCTTCCTAAACTTCCTCTTAAAAAAGGAAAGTCATGCGTAAAGCGATATGGATTCTTTTTTACTTCAGGAAATGCAAGTATTGGAGCCGCCGCAAATGTTTCTGGGATCGTCGAAATTTATCGAATTGAGAAAGAGGCAACAAATTACCTCTCTCTTTATTCATCTCTTTGTACGGTTGTCTGGGGAATTTAA